A genome region from Triticum aestivum cultivar Chinese Spring chromosome 2B, IWGSC CS RefSeq v2.1, whole genome shotgun sequence includes the following:
- the LOC123046872 gene encoding uncharacterized protein, producing MHRPRNAWWNRTDGAETRSTLEGQRQFNINLHKAQQRLRTARNNAPNLTKRVLGGFVKTFEYEYDDEAIGNVHNGTMIIAYDDGIEQPHDITVVILEDWANASEIGDAIVAHTEKLSSYGGDLLVQAYFSTFCHNAQRYIVAYEPFVPASIQGIRSEPFFAHDELELSECWRERMRSFIELLHIAAQCNIRHGGLSELANYATCRDGLKIINMGRYSHIVGRERDMRQLMDFVTTLFPRSLTHPEWRTLVDLLLSVTMWNPLRVDSYYGPNWLEVVLRHPILLGTAEEKLDCFVALHMDVMRLDNTGKARFSNWIHNRYPAFKRYFLHDFDDELERDHDLRSRVVPWNQLYYNLFTFIPPGSNRELKENRDFAAFKHGSRFRKNEFFQDPNDGSWSANYGTRYCYLNIIKLVKNLINHGGDYDQELHDKNNMLIEIRTRFQHFMSVCYTVINMTDDWINDWTTDPYP from the exons ATGCATCGACCGCGAAACGCTTGGTGGAATAGAACAGATGGTGCTGAAACTCGTAGT ACGCTCGAAGGACAGAGACAATTCAATATTAACTTGCATAAGGCGCAACAAAGACTCAGAACTGCACGAAACAACGCGCCAAACCTGACGAAG AGAGTCTTGGGTGGGTTTGTTAAAACCTTCGAGTACGAGTATGATGATGAGGCCATTGGCAATGTTCATAACGGCACGATGATAATTGCGTACGATGATGGTATTGAGCAACCTCATGATATCACAGTAGTGATCTTAGAGGATTGGGCCAACGCTAGTGAGATCGGAGATGCAATTGTGGCGCATACTGAAAAACTTTCTAGCTATGGTGGTGACTTACTTGTGCAAGCATATTTCAGTACTTTTTGCCACAATGCTCAGAGATACATAGTGGCCTATGAGCCATTCGTTCCCGCCTCAATTCAGGGAATAAGGAGTGAACCATTTTTTGCTCATGATGAGCTAGAGTTGTCAGAATGTTGGCGGGAGAGGATGAG GTCATTCATAGAACTTCTCCATATCGCGGCACAGTGCAATATCAGACATGGTGGCCTCTCGGAGCTTGCCAACTATGCGACTTGTCGAGATGGGCTGAAGATAATTAATATGGGGCGATATTCTCACATTGTCGGGAGAGAAAGAGACATGCGGCAGCTTATGGATTTTGTAACCACACTATTCCCTCGGAGTTTGACTCATCCCGAGTGGAGAACCCTTGTTGATCTTCTCCTCTCAGTGACCATGTG GAACCCACTTAGAGTTGATTCTTATTACGGTCCTAACTGGCTAGAAGTTGTCTTGCGGCACCCAATTTTATTGGGCACTGCCGAAGAAAAATTGGACTGCTTTGTAGCTCTCCACATGGATGTAATGCGTCTGGACAATACAGGGAAAGCTAGGTTCTCAAATTGGATTCACAATCGCTACCCGGCATTTAAACGGTACTTCTTGCATGACTTCGATGATGAACTAGAACGTGACCATGATCTCCGTTCTCGAGTTGTTCCCTGGAACCAACTCTACTACAATCTCTTCACGTTCATCCCCCCTGGAAGTAATAGGGAACTCAAAGAAAACAGGGACTTTGCAGCTTTCAAGCATGGATCCCGGTTTAGAAAGAATGAGTTCTTTCAGGACCCTAATGATGGGAGTTGGTCAGCTAACTATGGTACAAGATATTGCTATCTCAATATTATTAAGTTGGTTAAGAACCTGATAAACCATGGAGGTGACTACGATCAG GAATTGCATGATAAGAACAATATGCTCATAGAGATCAGAACTCGATTCCAACATTTTATGAGTGTTTGCTACACCGTCATAAACATGACGGATGATTGGATTAATGATTGGACGACCGATCCATATCCAT AG